The window TCACGAATCTGTTTAAGCGCTTCTGCGAGTTTCTTCGCGGGCAACCCTGACTTTGTTAAAACCCTTTCATTTGGACTCTCCAATTCGACCATTGTCCAGCGGAATCCCGAAGAAGTTCGAGAAGCTAAAAGAAAGTCTGGTACAAACTCAGCTCCAAATCTGGGTCTATCAAGACACCAGTATGTACTCCCAGGTGGGGCTAGCGGTGCCAGAAGATTTGCATACGATGCAAAGAGTGTTTGCAGGGGACGCTCATCAAACGCATCACTCAAAACACGGTCGAACACGTCAACTATTGCAGACGCTGTTTCACGGCCAACAGACGCATGACTTTCATTCCATTTTTCAAGAACTGGTTCGTTCATCCATTTTATTTTCCATTATGAAAGGTAGACTGTTTGTTGACATATCCATTTTCCACAATGGTTATTATCCGATTACATCCCCTTATTTGGGAAAAGTATATTACTGTATATTACGGGCTTATCTAGAAAAAACTGTAGTTCATCTATCAGTTGTTTGCCTTATTTAATGTCCCTAAAATTTCCCGGAAATTATTTAGTCCGGCTTCTAGGTTCTCAATTATCTCTTCCGCCAGTTCATCTGGTTCAGGCAGATTATCAAGGTCGGTCAGGCTTTTGTCTTTGAGCCAGAAAAGATCAAGGCTGGTTTTGTCACGAGTGGTTAATTCTCCGTATGTGAATTTACGCCAGCGGCCTTCGGGGTTGCTCTCCTCGTTCCATGTATCTTTACGATCATGACGGTTTTCAGGATTGTAACACTTTACGAAGTCTTGCAAATCGTCATACCGCATAGGTTTCTTTTTCAGGGTATGATGAATGTTTGTGCGATAATCGTAATACCAGACTTCTTTTGTCCAAGGGTCGGGACTGGCCTCGCGGTTATCAAAGAAGATCACGTTCGCTTTCACACCTTGGGCATAAAAAACACCTGTGGGAAGTCGTAAGATCGTGTGCAGTTCTGTGTTTTGTAGCAGCTTACGGCGGATGGTTTCACCTGCGCCGCCCTCAAACAGTACATTGTCCGGTACAACGACAGCCGCTCTACCAGATATTTTCATCATAGTACGGATATGCTGAACAAAGTTAAGCTGTTTGTTTGATGTGGTTGCCCAAAAATCCTGACGGTTGTAGGTTAAATCTTCCTTGTCTTGCTCGCCTTCTTCGTTGGTAAAACTCATAGAACTTTTCTTCCCGAAAGGGGGGTTAGCTAATACATAATCAAAGCGATCTCCGCTATCAGCTACAAGCGCATCATTGGGGGAGATCATGCTTTCCCCGTCAATCTCACCGATATTGTGCAAAAACATATTCATCAGACACAGGCGACGGGTATTGGCCACAATCTCATTTCCGGTAAAGGTTTCGTGTTTCAGGAAAGCTTTCTGGTCTTTATCTAGAGAATGGTTATCCGGGTTCGTGACGAAATCATAAGCGGTCAGGAAAAAGCCTCCTGTGCCACAGGCCGGGTCCGCAATAGTTTTGCCTGGTTCGGGGCGCATACACTCCACCATGGCTTTAATAAGTGCTCTTGGGGTAAAATATTGGCCTGCACCTGACTTGGTGTCCTCGGCATTCTTTTCTAGTAGTCCTTCATAAATATCGCCTTTGGTATCGGCTCCCATCGTTACCCACTCTGTGCCATTAATCATATCTATGAGACGAAACAGCTTGGCAGGGTCTTGAATTTTGTTTTGTGACTTGGTGAATATCTGGCCTAGCATTCCTTTCTTTGTTGCCAATTCGCGTAACAAATTCACGTAATGAACTTCCAATTCTGCACCCTTTTTGGATTTAAGGCTCTGCCAATTATATTCGCCAGGAATGCCAACATCGCGGCTATAAGGCGGCCTGGAATACTCATCTGCCATTTTCAGGAAGATGAGATAGGTGAGTTGTTCCAGATAGTCACCATAGCCCACACCATCATCCCGCAGGGTTGTACAAAAACTCCATACTTTAGATACTATTGCTGCTGTGTTCATGCGGCTCTGCCTTTCTTAGATTTTTTATTATCTTCTTTTTCAGCCTTAATGCGTTCAAGCAGAACAGAAGCAGGCTCGTCATTCGGATCTTGTTTAACCAGCTTTCCTGAGAAGGCTTGTTTCAGGATGGACTGACGAAGAGATTCTGATTTTTGAAGCTGAAAATCTACATCAACTTCAAGTCTATCTATATAAGAAAACTGATTATTAAGGTATGCAACTGTTTCTTCTTGAGTTTGAGGGTTGGGTATCCATAGCCGCAGCGGCATTAAATCCTTTTGATAGATTGCACATACATTGGTTGTTGCCTTCTTCTGGCCACGCAAAGCAGCTCTCATAAGAGGGTTTATTAATTGATAACAAACATAATAAGAGCTTACACCGTCAACGAATCTCATCCTCATAATATTATTATTGAAGAGTAACGGTTCAGAAACTTGTTTTACAACACCAGTTTTTCCAACAAGTTCATAGCTATTCCTCGTATTAAGTAGAACATCTCCATTTCTAAGACGATATTTTTGGATTTCATCTTCTGTAGCTGCAACATAGACAACATCCTTGGAATCAACGCTGCCATTCATATCAATATTATTCATTTTGATATACTTCACACCCAAATCATCGGAGTTTTGTTCTTTTGCAGAACGAACAATGCCTATCAAAGATTCTTTAATAATATCGGCTAATGCCACTTGCTCATTTTGCGTGGAACAACCTGTAAGTTTACCTTCGAAGGCGTGTTTGAGAACGGCTTGACGGTAGACCTTGAGTTGCTCACGGGCGGTTTTGAGGCTTTCTATCCCCTTGTCCAGTTCAGAAAACAGCTCTTCAATCTTGCTCACAATCCGCTTTTGTTCGTTGAGTGGGGCAATAGGAAATTCGTAATTCCATAGTAAGTCGGGATCAACGTGTGGTGTGCCGCTCCCCTTAGCTCTTGTATTTATTTGCTGGTATTTTGATTGTAAAAAGTAATATGCGTAAGAATTTTCAATCTCAGGAAAATTAATTCTTACCAATGTGCTGCCTAAAGCACCATGCATGCCTTTACCAACTAAACCGGATCGTGATCCATCCCAGACCATAAGAAAATCAGATTCATAACAAAGGCGGCAGTCCTCACCATCAGTCCAACTTTTAACAACTCCTTGTTCAAAAGCTTCAATATCGACATATGGGTATTTAAACTGACTATCTGATTGCTCTTTTTGTCTTTTTGGTTTTTTCCCTTTCTCGTTTTCTACAAATTTTCCGAGTGGTACGGTTTTCCATGATTTTGGGTATATATTGCTTGCTCTTTCCATCACGCAGCCAACGCCTCATTTAATTCGTTAATCAAGCTATCCATATCATCCCCGAACAGCTTATACATTTTGCCCATGCCGCCATGGGTGTCGAAGGGATTTGATTCCAGATCATCACGTTCAATATGGAATGAGCTGATGATATGATCACGGATCATGTGCAGCCATTCCATCTGTTCCTTGTTGAATTTCTCACCGCCACCACTGTGGTGTTTCATGATCCAGTCCTGGAAATTTTTCCGTACTGTCTCACTATGGCGGGACACGGTTTTATCTATGCCGCAGGCTCGGCGTATGAGGGAGATCAGGGCGGTTAGCTCACTCACCGGGTTTTCACCTTTATAATCGTCAAGATGGGCGTAGGCACGCCATACGCGCAACGGGGCAAGCCTTGGTTTATCGTCTCTGATTTTATCCATGAGCTGTTTAATCATGGCATAAGTTATGTTTTGTCGTCTGTGGGGCTCACTATAGAAGATCGTCAGGGCTTCGATCTCATCGCGGTTTTCTTGTAAGTACGTTTCAAAGTCCTGTACCATTGTTTTCGCGTTTTCTTCTGCATCACCATCCCATTCGGCAAGGATCACATTATCAAGATTGTCATGATCTATGATTTGTTCTTTGTCCCGGCGGATTGAATCGAGTAACTCTATCAGCTCGCCGTTAAAGACATTCGCTGCATTTTTGACCAGCTCGTTTTGTGCCTTCACTCGTGTTTCTTCTTTTGGATCCTGGCCTTCGGAGATTTGCTCAATATCTCTGGCCTTGGTTTCTACATTATCCGGGTCAATGGCAGAAAGCAGGTCGCCGACAATATCGGACAACTCCATGCCGCCCGCTTTTTCCTTAATTCGTTCAAGGTCTTTGTTATCGAGCTGTTTATTCAGGCGTGAGAGGCGTCCAGCGAGGGAGCTGACCGTATCCTCATCACTTGCCCCCATCATTACGCCCATGGCCAGGTCTTTAAGGGGCACAGTGGGTTTCGTAATAAGCGGCTGGCTGGCTGTTTTCAGGGACTTGGTAACACCGACAGCATCCACTATCACATAGTGGGTCTTGGCGCTCTTTGCTGAAGGTGTAACCTTTTTCAAGTCGTCATAGCCCAGCGTCCGTGTGCCTCGGCCTTTCATCTGCTCAAGGTAATTACGGCTTTTCACATCACGCATAAACATGAGACATTCCAGCGGTTTTACATCCGTGCCTGTGGCAACCATATCCACTGTCACGGCAATGCGCGGATTATAATCATTGCGGAATTGCGCTAGAATCGATTTCGGGTTCTCTTTGGTTTTGTATGTGATTTTCTTACAAAACTCATTTCCTTCGCCGAATTCTTCCCGCACAGTCTGAATAATATCATCAGCATGGCTATCCGTTTTAGCAAAGATCAGGGTTTTGGGTAATTCCTTGCGTCCGGGAAATATATCCGGTAGCTTATCTTTGAATGTACGAATGATAGTACGGATTTGATCAGGGTTTACAATATCACGATCCAGTTGTGTGGCAGTGTAGTTCTCATCTTCGTCTTGACGTTCCCATCGCTTCTTACGGGTGAGTTTTTCCCTGTGCTCTACTTGCTGACCGGCTTTAATTGTACCACCACCTTTGGTGCGCTCTGTCTCAATTACATAGATTTCATTGCCAACATTCACGCCATCGGCTACGGCCTTTTCGTGATCATATTCACTGACTATATTCTTTTTGAAAAATCCATAAGTGCGGTTATCCGGCGTAGCTGTCAGGCCAACAAGATATGAGTCAAAATATTCCAACACCTGCCTCCAAAGGTTATAAATAGAGCGGTGGCACTCATCAATTACGATAAAATCAAAAAACTCAGGTGGTACTTTTTCATTATAGCCGACAGGAACAGGCTCTTTCGGCTTTGTCATTTGTTCTGCCGGGTTTAACTCTTCCAGTGCTTCATCCAATTCTTCGTCTTTAAGAATGGAATACATGCGTTGTATGGTGCTTATGCACACTTGAGCATCTTTTGGCACATATGAAGAAGATAATCGCCTGGCAGTGTAAAGCTCTGTAAATTTGCGATTGTCATCGTTAGGAACAAATTTCATGAATTCCTGTTCGGCTTGCTCGCCGAGGTTCCTTGTGTCTACTAAAAACAGAATGCGCTTGGCATCAGCATGTTTTAAAAGACGATAAATCGAGGTTATGGCCGTAAATGTTTTACCTGAGCCTGTGGCCATTTGTATTAGAGCGCGAGGCTTATCGTATTTGAAGGATTGTTCCAGATTTTCAATTGCTATAATCTGGCATTTACGTAGCCCTTCATGGTCGAGGGGCGGCATAACCAGCAAGTGGCTACGCAGGGATTTTTCCTTGCAATACCATTCTTGTAATGTTTCAGGTCTATGGAAGGTGAAGACTTCCCGTGATCGTGGTTTGGGATCACGCCCATTTGTAAAGCGGGTAATAATGCCGGTGCTTTCATAAACGAAGGGTAACAGCTTACTGTTATTTACCCATTTCAGTTTTGCCTTGGCATAGTCACCGGATTGAGTTTCGACGGTAGTGATATTTTGCGCTTCCTCTTCTCGCTTGGCCTCGATAACACCCACAGCCTTATTTTCCACGAATAAAACATAATCAGCAGGACCAACATCGGTCTGATATTCACGAACCGCAATACCCAGCCCAGCATTAAAATCTATCTTATCTTTGTTCTGAACATGCCAGCCTGCCTGGGCCAACATAGAATCAATGTTGGCTCTGGCTTTTTGTTCGGGAGTCTGATTAATGTCTGATGTCATATTATCTTATAAACAAAATATCACTACAGCGACACTTTTTTTCGCAGCTTCCGCTGCAATTTTTTGAATTCCTCTATTTTTGTTTTTCTATGAGAACGATAAGCACTATAATTCCTTTTCTGGTGGTACCTGATAAGTTCAATTACGTATTTTTTATCAAGTGGAATAACCGGCAGAACGGCCTCCAACAGCATACGAGCTTGGGGTAAAGTCAGAGCCGGTGTTTTTTTTTAATACTCCGCGTATTCTAAGCAAAAATAATTGTGCCAAAAAAACAAACGTCATATGCCTATGCCAGGCGGGCCAGGAACGATGTTCATAATCTGCCATGCCTAATTCGCTTTTGCCTTCTTGAAATGATTGCTCGACAGGCCAGCGTAATACACATACACGTATCATTTCTTCAAGTGCCGTCTCTGCCGGAGCATTGCTGAGGCAGTACTTTATTTCATGTGTTTTAGGATCTTTTCTTAAAAACAGCCATCTTTCATTCTCCGCTGTACTGTCATCGCCTGCAAACACCCTGGTTCGAGCGACAAATCCATAAATTGGCCCTTTTGCTCCTTCAGCAAGTTGGGCCAGCTTCCACTTTACATTTCCGTCCTGTGCTATATCGGATACTTTTCTTTCAACTCTCTTCCGGCAAGCTTCACCATCTTGCGTGCTCACTAACACTTTCCGATTCTTTGCTATATCAGCTAGATAAAAAACCTGTGGAGGAAGATTTTCTAAAAAATCAGGGCTATTGCCAAATATACTATCACACGTTATCCAACGAAATGGGAACAGCCCACCCGTACTCAATTCAGCAATCATCTCAACGGCAAGTTCCGGTTTCTTCCTGAATACCAAATTTTTAGGCACTTTGCATCTTTCACGTCTCTCTTTATACTCAGGGTCAAACCACTTTTCAGGCATATACAGCCGGCGGTCTATCAATCCATACCCCTTCGTACTCGTATATGCCACGTACACTCCAGACTGACAATTTTCTATTTTACCAAGACGGCCACAATATTGACGAGCGACTCCCACCGATTCCTTTCCTTTTTTCACCACTTCTCTACTATCAAGACTGAGTACTCCATCAGCTTCGGACAATAGTTTTGAGAGTTCCTCTTTGTGCCGTGAAGCGATAAATTCTCCATCCCACTTGTACTCTCCCATGAACCGTTGCAAGCTTCGTACTGTATCTTTACCTCGGAGTCGAAGTGCTATTGGCTCTATCGATTTACGATCAAGCTTACTTAATAAACCCTGCAAATAGCACAAGCTCAAATCTTTCTGCTCTTTCCGTCTGAATCCCTCCTCAAACAATGCGTGATACTTCTCCAACTCTGTTGCAAGCTTTCCGATATCGCTTGCACTCAATTCAACTCCGGGTTCTACTTCAGGACTCCAGTCCGGGGGACGTACTATCATACTGCTTCTCCTTTCCAATGGCAGATTGCTGTAAGGTCTGTTTGAAAGGAGATACTTTCGGGTAAGTAATGGTTCTGTTTTGTCTTGTTTAATCTTTTGTCTGCCTTGTGGATCTAATACATAAAAATAAACCTCCTTGCTGTTTCCATGGTATATAAATCCTTTCTGCTTTTTACGATAGCCCTTCGTGTTGCCAATTTTTACCCAGTTAGCTGCCTGATAACACGTTCCTGAAAATTTTGATGGATCGATAAATGTTTCCAGAAATAATAATCGGGTGCCATACTTCTCTACCCAATCTTTCTGCAATTGTCGGACAACTCGTGATAAAATATGTGATGCAATATTTTTTACCTCTACCCATGGCATGATCAGAAAGCGACTATTGTTTAGTACTTTGTCTAAAGCCTTTCTGCGCTCCTGCACATTCCAGCCTATGATAATGTCCCTGCAATATAACCGCTCTACTGCGGATTGCCAGCCCAGTGCCGCCACTAATCGATCAGAGCTGTATATTAAATACCTTATGTTCTGCCCTACTAATACTCGATAGCCCAAATAGTGATATCTTCTATTGACGTACTTCCATATGCGGCCACTTTCTTTATCCGTTACGCTCTTTATCTTTAACGGAAGAAACACCTTTATGTTTCCCTTGATTTCTGTGGTATCCAACCTCACATGTTCTAACGGACGTTCGTTTTTGCATGATGGTGCCCTTTTGGAAGCAGGCAGTTGGATAAGCCCTCTCTCGGACAACGATTGCAGTATACTACGGCATGCACGATCTTTTAGATGTCCGTTAGCTTGTTTCCATTGCCAATGTTCTGACAACTTGATAGAGATATATACCCGGCCTCGGTTGCCATAGTGCTCTATCAAACCACGTACAACGGCTATATCCGCTTCGCTTATTTCCCGGCCTCGAATGACAAGCCTGCGGCCTTCAGGTGGCTTACCCATAAAGTCCTCCTGTACTCTATGGGTGCGAGTTTAACCGATTCGCTCAAAAGGCGCAAGAAAAAAATGTCGCTGTAGTGATATAAGGTTAGATGCTATTAAATCAGAATAAGCTCCCTACTCCGGCAAGTCTGATATTAAGGCTCTAAGACATCATATGGAAAATAACCAAATCCCTGTTATGCCTTTTAAGACCATTCTATATGTTATTGCTTATTTTTAATGTATGTTCTTATTGATCTTTCAAAAAG is drawn from Candidatus Scalindua sp. and contains these coding sequences:
- a CDS encoding type I restriction-modification system subunit M; its protein translation is MNTAAIVSKVWSFCTTLRDDGVGYGDYLEQLTYLIFLKMADEYSRPPYSRDVGIPGEYNWQSLKSKKGAELEVHYVNLLRELATKKGMLGQIFTKSQNKIQDPAKLFRLIDMINGTEWVTMGADTKGDIYEGLLEKNAEDTKSGAGQYFTPRALIKAMVECMRPEPGKTIADPACGTGGFFLTAYDFVTNPDNHSLDKDQKAFLKHETFTGNEIVANTRRLCLMNMFLHNIGEIDGESMISPNDALVADSGDRFDYVLANPPFGKKSSMSFTNEEGEQDKEDLTYNRQDFWATTSNKQLNFVQHIRTMMKISGRAAVVVPDNVLFEGGAGETIRRKLLQNTELHTILRLPTGVFYAQGVKANVIFFDNREASPDPWTKEVWYYDYRTNIHHTLKKKPMRYDDLQDFVKCYNPENRHDRKDTWNEESNPEGRWRKFTYGELTTRDKTSLDLFWLKDKSLTDLDNLPEPDELAEEIIENLEAGLNNFREILGTLNKANN
- a CDS encoding restriction endonuclease subunit S, with the protein product MERASNIYPKSWKTVPLGKFVENEKGKKPKRQKEQSDSQFKYPYVDIEAFEQGVVKSWTDGEDCRLCYESDFLMVWDGSRSGLVGKGMHGALGSTLVRINFPEIENSYAYYFLQSKYQQINTRAKGSGTPHVDPDLLWNYEFPIAPLNEQKRIVSKIEELFSELDKGIESLKTAREQLKVYRQAVLKHAFEGKLTGCSTQNEQVALADIIKESLIGIVRSAKEQNSDDLGVKYIKMNNIDMNGSVDSKDVVYVAATEDEIQKYRLRNGDVLLNTRNSYELVGKTGVVKQVSEPLLFNNNIMRMRFVDGVSSYYVCYQLINPLMRAALRGQKKATTNVCAIYQKDLMPLRLWIPNPQTQEETVAYLNNQFSYIDRLEVDVDFQLQKSESLRQSILKQAFSGKLVKQDPNDEPASVLLERIKAEKEDNKKSKKGRAA
- a CDS encoding IS701 family transposase; this translates as MGKPPEGRRLVIRGREISEADIAVVRGLIEHYGNRGRVYISIKLSEHWQWKQANGHLKDRACRSILQSLSERGLIQLPASKRAPSCKNERPLEHVRLDTTEIKGNIKVFLPLKIKSVTDKESGRIWKYVNRRYHYLGYRVLVGQNIRYLIYSSDRLVAALGWQSAVERLYCRDIIIGWNVQERRKALDKVLNNSRFLIMPWVEVKNIASHILSRVVRQLQKDWVEKYGTRLLFLETFIDPSKFSGTCYQAANWVKIGNTKGYRKKQKGFIYHGNSKEVYFYVLDPQGRQKIKQDKTEPLLTRKYLLSNRPYSNLPLERRSSMIVRPPDWSPEVEPGVELSASDIGKLATELEKYHALFEEGFRRKEQKDLSLCYLQGLLSKLDRKSIEPIALRLRGKDTVRSLQRFMGEYKWDGEFIASRHKEELSKLLSEADGVLSLDSREVVKKGKESVGVARQYCGRLGKIENCQSGVYVAYTSTKGYGLIDRRLYMPEKWFDPEYKERRERCKVPKNLVFRKKPELAVEMIAELSTGGLFPFRWITCDSIFGNSPDFLENLPPQVFYLADIAKNRKVLVSTQDGEACRKRVERKVSDIAQDGNVKWKLAQLAEGAKGPIYGFVARTRVFAGDDSTAENERWLFLRKDPKTHEIKYCLSNAPAETALEEMIRVCVLRWPVEQSFQEGKSELGMADYEHRSWPAWHRHMTFVFLAQLFLLRIRGVLKKNTGSDFTPSSYAVGGRSAGYST
- a CDS encoding DUF4263 domain-containing protein is translated as MNEPVLEKWNESHASVGRETASAIVDVFDRVLSDAFDERPLQTLFASYANLLAPLAPPGSTYWCLDRPRFGAEFVPDFLLASRTSSGFRWTMVELESPNERVLTKSGLPAKKLAEALKQIRDWRMWLTDNVAYARDQLGLKDIEAICPSYVIIGRRGSLDPKQAKTYRALSTDGTTVMSYDRLRDLVHRGLYNNEGNSE
- a CDS encoding DEAD/DEAH box helicase family protein; protein product: MTSDINQTPEQKARANIDSMLAQAGWHVQNKDKIDFNAGLGIAVREYQTDVGPADYVLFVENKAVGVIEAKREEEAQNITTVETQSGDYAKAKLKWVNNSKLLPFVYESTGIITRFTNGRDPKPRSREVFTFHRPETLQEWYCKEKSLRSHLLVMPPLDHEGLRKCQIIAIENLEQSFKYDKPRALIQMATGSGKTFTAITSIYRLLKHADAKRILFLVDTRNLGEQAEQEFMKFVPNDDNRKFTELYTARRLSSSYVPKDAQVCISTIQRMYSILKDEELDEALEELNPAEQMTKPKEPVPVGYNEKVPPEFFDFIVIDECHRSIYNLWRQVLEYFDSYLVGLTATPDNRTYGFFKKNIVSEYDHEKAVADGVNVGNEIYVIETERTKGGGTIKAGQQVEHREKLTRKKRWERQDEDENYTATQLDRDIVNPDQIRTIIRTFKDKLPDIFPGRKELPKTLIFAKTDSHADDIIQTVREEFGEGNEFCKKITYKTKENPKSILAQFRNDYNPRIAVTVDMVATGTDVKPLECLMFMRDVKSRNYLEQMKGRGTRTLGYDDLKKVTPSAKSAKTHYVIVDAVGVTKSLKTASQPLITKPTVPLKDLAMGVMMGASDEDTVSSLAGRLSRLNKQLDNKDLERIKEKAGGMELSDIVGDLLSAIDPDNVETKARDIEQISEGQDPKEETRVKAQNELVKNAANVFNGELIELLDSIRRDKEQIIDHDNLDNVILAEWDGDAEENAKTMVQDFETYLQENRDEIEALTIFYSEPHRRQNITYAMIKQLMDKIRDDKPRLAPLRVWRAYAHLDDYKGENPVSELTALISLIRRACGIDKTVSRHSETVRKNFQDWIMKHHSGGGEKFNKEQMEWLHMIRDHIISSFHIERDDLESNPFDTHGGMGKMYKLFGDDMDSLINELNEALAA